A single region of the Halopiger xanaduensis SH-6 genome encodes:
- a CDS encoding VNG_1110C family protein, with amino-acid sequence MPDPARLRDSTQIVLRRETLEIADLESQLEEQFTVTIFDEGEGYCRIIGSPVEIKAASDFLVRQGVSVS; translated from the coding sequence ATGCCCGATCCGGCGCGACTGCGCGATAGTACCCAGATCGTTCTTCGACGGGAGACCCTCGAGATCGCGGACCTCGAGTCGCAGCTCGAGGAGCAGTTCACGGTCACGATCTTCGACGAGGGGGAGGGGTACTGTCGGATCATCGGCAGTCCCGTCGAGATCAAGGCGGCGAGCGACTTTCTCGTGCGGCAGGGCGTCAGCGTCTCCTAA
- a CDS encoding tRNA(Ile)(2)-agmatinylcytidine synthase: MTIVGLDDTDSRERGMCTTYVAAQVAERLRRDGADVTRLLLVRLNPAVEYKTRGNAALAIHADCDPDRAFEIAREHLEALAETADERTNPGLVVADVDADAADPIPDDIATFARRAIREELPLEAATDLLEHHEYRAWGAGNGRGRIGALAAVGAWRALEEWTHEYISYREPDRWGTPREVDDESVFAAADWGYPAVWDTVDRGENETVCVPHTPGPILHGIRGDDPDAVRAVAERIDSEPVDSSQLFVTNQGTDVHLQDGTIDAVRNGRAYRLEGRVATVPETRRGGHVFFELAAPSERIETAEGEGEDDQPVAHRLECAAFEPTKRFRDRVRSLRVGDRLTVCGEVSRGTLKLEKFAVRDLVTTERVTPTCPDCDRRMESAGRNQGYRCRECGTSAPGKEEVPLERDLEEGWYEVPPCARRHIAKPLVRGGFDAPTHPER; encoded by the coding sequence ATGACCATCGTCGGCCTCGACGACACCGATTCCCGCGAGCGCGGGATGTGTACGACCTACGTCGCCGCGCAGGTCGCCGAGCGACTGCGACGCGACGGCGCCGACGTTACGCGCCTCTTACTCGTGCGGCTCAACCCGGCCGTCGAGTACAAGACGCGGGGCAACGCCGCGCTGGCGATCCACGCCGACTGCGATCCCGACCGCGCGTTCGAGATCGCGCGAGAGCACCTCGAGGCGCTCGCGGAGACGGCCGACGAGCGGACGAATCCGGGGCTGGTGGTTGCGGATGTCGATGCCGACGCCGCTGATCCGATCCCCGACGACATCGCTACGTTCGCCCGCCGCGCGATCCGCGAGGAACTCCCGCTCGAGGCCGCGACGGATCTCCTCGAACACCACGAATACCGCGCGTGGGGCGCCGGCAACGGCCGCGGCCGGATCGGCGCGCTGGCCGCCGTCGGCGCGTGGCGGGCGCTCGAGGAGTGGACCCACGAGTACATCTCCTACCGCGAACCCGATCGGTGGGGAACCCCGCGCGAGGTCGACGACGAAAGCGTCTTCGCGGCGGCCGACTGGGGCTATCCCGCGGTCTGGGACACCGTCGACCGGGGCGAAAACGAGACGGTCTGCGTTCCCCACACGCCGGGCCCGATCCTCCACGGCATCCGGGGCGACGACCCCGACGCCGTCCGTGCCGTCGCCGAGCGCATCGACAGCGAACCCGTCGACTCGAGTCAGTTGTTCGTTACGAACCAGGGTACCGACGTCCACCTGCAGGACGGAACGATCGACGCGGTCCGGAACGGCCGCGCCTATCGGCTCGAGGGGCGGGTCGCGACGGTGCCGGAGACGCGACGCGGCGGCCACGTCTTTTTCGAACTCGCAGCGCCGAGTGAGAGGATTGAGACCGCCGAGGGCGAGGGCGAGGACGACCAACCTGTCGCCCACCGCCTCGAGTGCGCCGCCTTCGAGCCGACCAAGCGGTTCCGCGATCGGGTCCGCTCGCTCCGCGTCGGCGACCGGCTCACCGTCTGCGGCGAGGTCTCGCGCGGAACGCTCAAACTCGAGAAGTTCGCGGTTCGAGACCTCGTGACGACCGAGCGAGTGACGCCGACCTGTCCGGACTGTGACCGGCGGATGGAGAGCGCCGGCCGCAATCAGGGCTATCGCTGCCGCGAGTGCGGGACGAGCGCGCCCGGGAAGGAAGAAGTGCCCCTCGAGCGCGACCTCGAGGAAGGATGGTACGAGGTGCCGCCGTGTGCGCGGCGCCACATCGCGAAACCGCTGGTTCGCGGGGGGTTCGACGCGCCGACGCATCCGGAGCGGTAG
- a CDS encoding OBG GTPase family GTP-binding protein, which yields MGLEEEIEEIEEEIANTPYNKSTEAHIGRLKSKLAEKKEKLENQQSGSGGGGGYSVEKHGDATVALVGFPSVGKSSLLNSLTNAESETGSYEFTTLDVNPGMLHHRGANIQMLDVPGLIEGAAAGKGDGQQVLAVVRNADLIIFVLSVFEIDQYDRLQEELYDINIRVDQEPPRVTVRPKIKDGIKITSSTDQDLDEETIKHVLREHGYVNADVNLQETVTIDRLVDGLMENREYIPSITCVNKVDLIEPDYKETVDEELRERGLDPEEVTFISAEKEKGLEALKDRIWENLGLIRVYMDKPGRGVDWEEPLVIEEGSTVGEAIEKLGGEMEERFRFARVTGPSATHDEQQVGKDHVLEDEDVLKLILRR from the coding sequence ATGGGGCTCGAGGAGGAGATCGAGGAGATCGAGGAAGAAATCGCCAACACGCCCTACAACAAGTCGACGGAGGCCCACATCGGCCGGCTCAAGTCGAAGCTCGCGGAGAAGAAGGAGAAGCTGGAGAATCAGCAATCCGGTTCGGGCGGCGGTGGCGGCTACTCCGTCGAGAAACACGGCGACGCGACCGTCGCGCTGGTCGGATTCCCGAGCGTCGGCAAGTCGTCGCTGCTGAACTCGCTGACCAACGCCGAGAGCGAGACCGGCTCCTACGAGTTCACGACGCTGGACGTCAACCCCGGGATGCTCCACCACCGCGGCGCGAACATCCAGATGCTGGACGTTCCCGGGCTCATCGAAGGGGCGGCCGCGGGCAAGGGCGACGGCCAGCAGGTGCTCGCGGTCGTCCGCAACGCCGACCTGATCATCTTCGTCCTCTCCGTGTTCGAGATCGACCAGTACGACCGCCTGCAGGAGGAGTTGTACGACATCAACATCCGCGTCGATCAGGAGCCGCCGCGAGTGACGGTGCGCCCGAAGATCAAGGACGGCATCAAGATCACCTCGAGCACCGACCAGGACTTAGACGAGGAGACGATCAAGCACGTGCTCCGCGAGCACGGGTACGTCAACGCCGACGTCAACCTTCAGGAGACCGTCACCATCGACCGGCTGGTCGACGGCCTGATGGAAAATCGCGAGTACATCCCCTCGATCACCTGCGTCAACAAGGTCGACCTCATCGAGCCCGATTACAAGGAAACGGTGGACGAGGAACTCCGCGAACGCGGGCTCGACCCCGAGGAAGTGACGTTCATCAGCGCCGAGAAGGAGAAGGGCCTCGAGGCCCTGAAAGATCGGATCTGGGAGAACCTCGGCCTCATCCGGGTCTACATGGACAAGCCCGGCCGCGGCGTCGACTGGGAGGAGCCGCTGGTCATCGAGGAGGGGTCGACCGTCGGCGAGGCCATCGAGAAACTCGGCGGCGAGATGGAAGAGCGGTTCCGCTTCGCCCGCGTCACCGGCCCCAGCGCGACCCACGACGAACAGCAGGTCGGCAAGGATCACGTGCTCGAGGACGAGGACGTGCTGAAGCTGATTCTGCGGCGCTGA